From Triticum urartu cultivar G1812 chromosome 2, Tu2.1, whole genome shotgun sequence, a single genomic window includes:
- the LOC125539939 gene encoding MAP3K epsilon protein kinase 1-like isoform X3: MATRQHNPKSKTLGNKYMLGDEIGKGAYGRVYKGLDLENGDFVAIKQVSLENIPQEDLNIIMQEIDLLKNLNHKNIVKYLGSLKTNSHLHIILEYVENGSLANIIKPNKFGPFPESLAAVYIAQVLEGLVYLHEQGVIHRDIKGANILTTKEGLVKLADFGVATKLTEADVNTHSVVGTPYWMAPEVIEMSGVCAASDIWSVGCTVIELLTCSPPYYELQPMPALFRIVQDVQPPIPEGFSPEITDFLRQCFQKDSIQRPDAKTLLMHPWLQNSRRASPSPRQTHPRHIDMDDEVPSSDNHAGFSDPPGDTQAPVASDIEQEDGTKELVSLSAGQVFHEKLPLESSPGVTDLNGKIKHEPSQDVLPTKVARSSQESKNGDSKDLEPESKDHSSFEDDDAFSFQAGKQNVTFLEEAKPLVPEGANGLSRFSDTPGDASLEDLFPIDKRGDHGAVASTSTTAQELRDRMVSQKQKGNDNVPMNGGKLLELFEEFHDNIPGENLFPLQSVEYSKIVAQLKPGESEEVILSACQKLMLFFSHRPEQKQIYVSQNGFLPLMELLELPKNRIICSVLQLINYIVKDNTGFLENACLVGLIPVVMNFAVPDRAKEVRMQASFFLQQLCQASTLTLQMFIACQGIPVLVSFLEPDYAKFSREMVHLAIDGIWQVFKLQHSTPRNDFCRIAAKNGILLRLVNTLHSLNEATRFASISGSGASVQNGSTPRLKSGQLDVPMLESSKVRLDHYHSSGSMQSLQADADKHHILLDPSASPRFNDISAAGHMERNDNDLVRPQRLSVSGGRSSTDRSPKHIELVSNGHSSGQNDQIRPLLSLLEKEPPSRHVSGQLDYARHMSGLERHESILPLLHASVERKTNGELDLLMAEFAEVSRQGRENGNLDSNTKASNRIPSMKYGPTASNEGTSTSGAASQTASGVLSGSGVLNARMPGSTTSSGLLAQMVSMSADVAREYLEKVADLLLEFAQADTVVKSLMSSQSLLARLFQMFNKIESPILLKILRCINHLSGDPNCLETLQRTDAIKHLIPILELRDGPLVFQIHSEVLNALFNLCKINKRRQEQAAENGIIPHLMNFVMSDSPLRQYALPLLCDMAHASRNSREQLRAHGGLDVYLDLLEDDAWACTALDSIAVCLAHDNDHRKVEQALLKKEAIQKLVKFFEDCPEQYFVHILDAFLKIITKSSRINTAIATNGLTTLLIARLDHREAIARLTLLKLIKVVYEHHPRPKQLIVENDLPQKLQNLIEERRDGQRGGQQVLVKQMATSLLKALHINTVL; the protein is encoded by the exons ATGGCGACGCGGCAGCACAACCCGAAATCCAAGACGCTCGGCAACAAATAC ATGCTGGGGGACGAGATAGGGAAGGGGGCGTACGGGCGCGTCTACAAGGGGCTTGACCTGGAGAATGGCGACTTCGTGGCCATCAAGCAGGTCTCGCTGGAGAACATCCCGCAGGAGGATCTCAATATTATCATG CAAGAAATTGATCTATTGAAA AATCTCAATCACAAAAATATTGTGAAGTATCTTGGATCATTGAAGACAAATAGCCATCTTCATATTATTTTAGA ATATGTGGAGAATGGTTCACTAGCCAATATTATCAAGCCAAACAAATTTGGACCATTTCCTGAATCATTAGCAGCTGTCTACATTGCTCAG GTGTTGGAAGGTCTTGTCTATCTGCATGAGCAAGGTGTCATACATAGAGATATCAAGGGTGCAAATATATTAACAACTAAAGAG GGCCTTGTTAAACTTGCTGATTTTGGAGTTGCTACTAAATTAACTGAAGCCGATGTCAACACACATTCAGTGGTTGGAACCCCATACTGGATGGCCCCCGAG GTTATTGAAATGTCTGGTGTTTGTGCCGCATCAGATATCTGGAGTGTTGGTTGCACAGTTATTGAGCTACTCACTTGTTCCCCACCATATTATGAACTGCAGCCTATGCCTGCACTATTTCGCATTGTTCAG GATGTGCAACCACCAATACCAGAAGGATTCTCTCCCGAGATTACTGATTTTCTCCGGCAATGTTTTCAGAAG GATTCAATACAACGGCCTGATGCGAAGACATTGTTGATGCACCCATGGTTGCAGAACTCGAGACGGGCCTCGCCATCTCCCCGGCAGACTCATCCGAG GCATATTGACATGGATGATGAAGTCCCAAGTAGCGATAATCACGCCGGGTTTTCTGATCCACCAGGAGATACACAAGCACCTGTTGCTTCTGACATTGAGCAG GAGGATGGAACAAAAGAACTGGTTTCTCTATCTGCGGGACAAG TTTTTCATGAAAAGCTACCATTGGAATCTTCTCCTGGAGTTACTGATTTAAATGGCAAGATAAAACATGAACCTTCACAAGATGTTCTGCCAACTAAGGTAGCTAGGAGCAGCCAAGAATCAAAAAACGGTGACAGCAAAGATTTAGAGCCTGAAAGTAAAGACCATTCGAGTTTTGAGGATGATGATGCTTTCTCCTTCCAGGCTGGGAAACAGAATGTCACCTTTCTAGAG GAGGCAAAACCTTTAGTTCCCGAGGGAGCTAATGGACTGAGTAGATTCAGTGATACACCTGGAGATGCCTCATTGGAGGATTTATTCCCAATTGACAAGCGAGGAGATCATGGGGCTGTAGCTTCAACATCCACTACCGCTCAAGAGCTCAGGGATAGGATGGTGTCACAGAAGCAGAAGGGAAATGACAATGTGCCCATGAATGGCGGGAAACTTCTTGAATTATTTGAG GAATTTCATGACAACATTCCAGGAGAGAATCTTTTCCCTTTACAG TCTGTGGAATACAGCAAAATAGTAGCACAGCTGAAGCCCGGGGAAAGTGAAGAAGTAATATTGTCAGCATGCCAAAAGCTTATGTTATTCTTCAGTCACCGGCCTGAGCAAAAACAGATTTATGTGTCACAGAATGGTTTCCTTCCATTGATGGAACTTCTTGAACTTCCCAAAAACCGT ATTATATGTTCTGTTCTGCAACTCATCAACTACATTGTAAAAGATAATACGGGCTTCCTGGAAAATGCCTGTCTTGTTGGCCTA ATACCAGTGGTGATGAATTTTGCCGTGCCAGATCGTGCAAAGGAAGTCCGGATGCAAGCATCCTTTTTTCTGCAGCAACTTTGCCAGGCCAG CACCTTGACGTTGCAAATGTTCATCGCATGCCAAGGTATACCTGTTTTGGTGAGTTTTTTGGAGCCTGACTATGCAAAATTTAG CAGGGAAATGGTTCATCTTGCAATTGATGGCATCTGGCAGGTCTTCAAGCTTCAGCATTCAACGCCAAGAAATGACTTCTGTCGTATAGCAGCAAAAAATGGGATACTTCTCAGGCTAGTTAATACTCTTCATAGCTTGAATGAAGCAACACGATTTGCTTCCATCTCAGGGTCAGGTGCTTCAGTACAGAATGGTTCCACCCCCCGTCTAAAATCTGGTCAGCTAGATGTGCCGATGCTAGAAAGTTCTAAAGTAAGGCTGGATCATTACCATTCATCTGGCTCCATGCAGTCATTACAAGCAGATGCTGATAAGCACCATATCTTATTGGATCCATCAGCATCTCCTAGGTTCAATGATATATCTGCTGCTGGTCACATGGAGAGAAATGATAATGACCTGGTAAGGCCACAGCGGCTTAGTGTTTCTGGAGGAAGGTCATCAACAGACAGATCTCCCAAGCATATAGAATTAGTATCAAATGGACATAGTAGTGGTCAGAATGATCAAATCCGGCCTTTACTGAGTTTATTAGAGAAAGAACCTCCCTCTCGTCATGTATCTGGACAACTTGATTATGCCCGTCACATGTCTGGACTAGAAAGGCATGAAAGTATTTTGCCACTATTACATGCTTCAGTAGAGAGGAAAACAAACGGTGAACTTGACTTGCTAATGGCAGAATTTGCTG AGGTCTCTAGACAGGGAAGAGAGAATGGTAACCTTGATTCTAATACGAAAGCTTCAAATAGGATTCCAAGTATGAAGTATGGTCCAACAGCTTCCAATGAGGGAACATCAACATCTGGAGCAGCATCACAAACAGCATCTGGCGTGTTATCTGGATCAGGAGTGCTCAATGCAAGAATGCCAGGAAGTACAACATCATCTGGTCTATTAGCTCAAATGGTTTCTATGAGTGCTGATGTTGCACGCGAGTATCTTGAGAAAGTGGCAGATCTTCTTTTGGAGTTTGCACAAGCAGACACTGTTGTAAAATCTCTCATGTCTAGCCAAAGCCTTCTCGCACGGCTTTTCCAGATGTTCAACAAGATAGAATCTCCTATTCTTCTGAAG ATTCTTAGGTGCATCAATCATTTGTCTGGTGATCCTAATTGTCTAGAGACACTTCAACGCACAGATGCTATCAAGCATTTGATACCAATTCTCGAACTTCGTGATGGACCTCTAGTTTTTCAAATACATAGCGAG GTCCTCAATGCGCTGTTCAACCTTTGTAAGATCAATAAAAGAAGACAGGAACAAGCAGCTGAAAATGGGATCATTCCTCACTTGATGAATTTTGTCATGTCAGACTCGCCGCTAAGGCAGTATGCTTTGCCTCTTCTTTGTGATATGGCTCATGCTTCTCGCAACTCTAGAGAGCAGTTGAGAGCTCATGGAGGCCTGGATGTGTACTTGGACCTGTTAGAGGATGATGCATGGGCATGTACAGCTTTGGATTCCATTGCTGTTTGTTTGGCTCATGACAATGATCACAGAAAAGTAGAGCAAgccttgttgaagaaagaggccATTCAAAAGTTGGTGAAATTTTTTGAAGACTGCCCTGAACAATATTTCGTTCATATACTCGATGCTTTCCTCAAAATAATCAC GAAATCTTCTCGGATAAATACTGCAATAGCCACCAATGGTTTGACGACATTGCTTATTGCAAGACTTGACCATCGAGAAGCTATTGCTCGTTTGACTCTGCTGAAACTAATAAAG GTTGTCTATGAGCACCACCCTCGACCAAAGCAGCTTATAGTGGAGAACGACCTTCCCCAAAAGCTACAAAACCTCATCGAAGAGCGCAGGGATGGGCAACGCGGCGGTCAACAAGTGCTGGTCAAACAAATGGCCACCTCACTGTTGAAGGCATTGCACATCAATACAGTCTTGTGA